One Helianthus annuus cultivar XRQ/B chromosome 12, HanXRQr2.0-SUNRISE, whole genome shotgun sequence genomic region harbors:
- the LOC110895124 gene encoding putative calcium-binding protein CML23 → MNKSSGYKRVFDHFDEDHNGMISPSELQRCVGLIHHDEISIEEVQVVMESLYGSEGQLGFEDFISLVESDKEDEKLEDLKKAFRMYEMDGTDCITPKSLKRMLSRLGESTSVDECVGMIRQFDLNGDGVLNFDEFKAMML, encoded by the coding sequence ATGAACAAATCAAGCGGTTACAAACGCGTATTCGATCACTTCGATGAAGACCACAATGGCATGATCTCTCCGTCTGAGTTGCAACGTTGCGTCGGGTTGATTCACCACGACGAAATATCAATCGAAGAGGTACAGGTTGTGATGGAATCGTTATACGGAAGTGAAGGACAGTTAGGATTTGAGGATTTTATTAGTTTGGTGGAAAGTGACAAGGAAGATGAGAAACTTGAGGATTTGAAAAAGGCTTTCAGAATGTATGAAATGGATGGAACCGATTGCATCACTCCAAAGAGTTTGAAGCGGATGCTGAGTCGACTCGGTGAGTCGACAAGCGTTGATGAATGTGTTGGTATGATTAGGCAGTTTGATCTTAATGGTGATGGAGTGCTTAACTTTGATGAGTTTAAAGCTATGATGCTTTGA
- the LOC110896757 gene encoding probable calcium-binding protein CML40, which translates to MNKSSDYKRVFDHFDADHNGIISLSELQRCVGLIHHDEILIEEVQVVMESIYGSEGQLGFEDFISLVESDKEDEKLDDLKKAFRMYEMDGTDCITPKSLKRMLSRLGESTSVDECVGMIRQFDINGDGVLNFDEFKAMML; encoded by the coding sequence ATGAACAAATCAAGCGATTACAAACGCGTATTCGATCACTTCGATGCAGACCACAATGGCATCATCTCTCTGTCTGAGTTGCAACGCTGCGTCGGGTTGATTCACCACGACGAAATTTTAATCGAAGAAGTACAAGTTGTGATGGAATCGATATACGGAAGTGAAGGACAGTTAGGATTTGAGGATTTTATTAGTTTGGTGGAAAGTGACAAGGAAGATGAGAAACTTGACGATTTGAAAAAGGCTTTTAGAATGTATGAAATGGATGGAACTGATTGCATCACTCCAAAGAGTTTGAAGCGGATGCTGAGTCGACTCGGTGAGTCGACAAGTGTTGATGAGTGTGTTGGTATGATTAGGCAGTTTGATATTAATGGTGATGGGGTGCTTAACTTTGATGAGTTTAAAGCTATGATGCTTTGA